One genomic window of Massilia sp. KIM includes the following:
- a CDS encoding LysE family transporter encodes MSFATWFAFVIAGTVIAISPGSGAVLSMSHGLAYGLKKASGTVLGLQLGLILVLLIAGAGVGSLLLASSLAFTVVKVVGALYLIYLGIAQWRAAATSGPLASTEGLEAHPSLGKRVLTGFLTNATNPKGIIFMVAVLPQFISKDAPLLPQLAILGVTMVTIDSIVMHGYAALAASMQRFLRDPRAMKLQNRFFGLVLMVIGSMLFFVKRGGQPA; translated from the coding sequence ATGAGCTTCGCCACCTGGTTCGCCTTCGTCATCGCCGGCACCGTGATCGCCATCTCGCCCGGCTCCGGCGCCGTGCTGTCGATGTCCCACGGCCTGGCCTATGGCCTGAAGAAGGCCAGCGGCACCGTGCTGGGATTGCAGCTGGGCCTGATCCTGGTGCTGCTCATCGCCGGCGCCGGCGTCGGCTCCCTGCTGCTGGCCTCCTCGCTGGCCTTCACCGTGGTCAAGGTGGTCGGCGCGCTCTACCTGATCTACCTCGGCATCGCGCAGTGGCGCGCGGCCGCCACCAGCGGCCCGCTGGCCTCGACCGAAGGCCTGGAAGCCCACCCTTCGCTGGGCAAGCGCGTGCTGACCGGCTTCCTGACCAATGCCACCAATCCCAAGGGCATCATCTTCATGGTGGCGGTGCTGCCCCAGTTCATTTCCAAGGACGCTCCCCTGCTGCCCCAGCTGGCCATCCTGGGCGTGACCATGGTCACCATCGACTCGATCGTGATGCACGGCTACGCCGCCCTGGCCGCCTCGATGCAGCGTTTCCTGCGCGATCCGCGCGCCATGAAGCTGCAGAACCGCTTCTTCGGCCTGGTGTTGATGGTGATCGGTTCGATGCTGTTCTTCGTCAAGCGCGGCGGCCAGCCGGCCTGA
- a CDS encoding HU family DNA-binding protein, which translates to MKKGELIAEFAKRTEMSGAAAGDAVNTIIDIITERLKKGDTVGITGFGTFSVTKRAARKGRNPATGEVIKIAASKTPRFAAGATLKAAVNPKKK; encoded by the coding sequence ATGAAAAAAGGTGAACTGATCGCGGAATTCGCGAAGCGCACTGAGATGTCCGGCGCTGCCGCTGGCGACGCCGTCAACACCATCATCGACATCATCACCGAACGCCTGAAAAAAGGCGACACGGTCGGCATCACCGGCTTCGGCACCTTCTCGGTGACCAAGCGTGCCGCTCGCAAGGGCCGTAACCCGGCTACTGGCGAAGTGATCAAGATTGCTGCGTCGAAGACCCCGCGCTTCGCTGCCGGCGCCACCCTGAAGGCCGCCGTCAATCCGAAGAAGAAGTAA
- a CDS encoding BrnA antitoxin family protein produces MMNTDSTVPAAPVRRTRPPKRKTRITIYLDDEVLKEFRTLSERCGTGYQTLINAALRNRLGGPALETGVA; encoded by the coding sequence ATGATGAATACCGATTCGACCGTGCCAGCCGCACCGGTTCGCCGTACCCGTCCGCCGAAACGCAAGACCCGCATCACGATCTACCTGGATGACGAAGTCCTGAAGGAATTCCGCACCCTGTCCGAGCGCTGCGGCACCGGCTACCAGACCCTGATCAACGCCGCCCTGCGCAACCGTCTGGGTGGTCCGGCACTCGAAACTGGCGTCGCATAA
- a CDS encoding DUF808 domain-containing protein, protein MAAGSLLALLDDIATVLDDVSVMSKVAAKKTAGVLGDDLALNAQQVTGVNPERELPVVWAVAKGSLKNKAILVPAALAISAFVPWLITPLLMIGGAFLCFEGFEKLAHKYLHSKEEDERHHAEHVEALANPAVDVCEVEKDKIKGAVRTDFILSAEIIVISLGTVAAAPFGQQVAVLVTIALAMTVGVYGLVAGIVKMDDAGLYLSQKQNGAARGLGKGLLALAPKLMKFLSVAGTVAMFMVGGGIVSHAVPFLHHLEEGAAHAVEGVPGVGGLLAAIAPSVTSALIGMVIGAAVLLVVTLVQRLRGKKAH, encoded by the coding sequence ATGGCTGCAGGCAGTTTGCTGGCACTACTGGACGATATTGCGACCGTCCTCGACGACGTATCGGTGATGAGCAAGGTCGCCGCCAAGAAGACCGCCGGTGTGCTGGGCGACGACCTGGCCCTGAACGCCCAGCAGGTGACCGGCGTCAATCCCGAGCGCGAGCTGCCGGTGGTATGGGCGGTGGCCAAGGGTTCGCTCAAGAACAAGGCGATCCTGGTGCCGGCCGCGCTGGCGATTTCGGCCTTCGTTCCCTGGCTGATCACCCCGCTCCTGATGATCGGCGGCGCCTTCCTGTGCTTCGAGGGTTTCGAGAAGCTTGCTCACAAGTATTTACACAGCAAGGAAGAGGACGAGCGCCACCACGCCGAGCACGTCGAGGCGCTGGCCAATCCGGCGGTGGACGTATGCGAGGTCGAGAAGGACAAGATCAAGGGCGCGGTGCGCACCGACTTCATCCTGTCGGCGGAGATCATCGTGATCTCGCTGGGCACGGTGGCCGCCGCGCCTTTCGGCCAGCAGGTCGCAGTGCTGGTCACGATCGCGCTGGCGATGACGGTTGGCGTGTACGGCCTGGTGGCCGGCATCGTCAAGATGGACGACGCCGGGCTCTACCTGAGCCAGAAGCAGAACGGCGCCGCGCGCGGCCTCGGCAAGGGCCTGCTGGCGCTGGCGCCGAAGCTGATGAAATTCCTGTCGGTGGCCGGCACGGTGGCCATGTTCATGGTCGGCGGCGGCATCGTCAGCCACGCGGTGCCCTTCCTGCACCACCTGGAGGAAGGCGCGGCCCACGCGGTGGAAGGCGTGCCGGGGGTCGGCGGCCTGCTGGCCGCGATCGCGCCCTCGGTCACGAGCGCCCTCATCGGCATGGTGATCGGCGCCGCCGTGCTGCTGGTCGTCACCCTGGTGCAGCGCCTGCGCGGCAAGAAAGCGCACTGA
- a CDS encoding SDR family oxidoreductase, with amino-acid sequence MRILLTGASGFIGQHLLQALLAQGHHVTCATRKPGAASADPRLSAIQADFANDTDKSAWLARLSNIDVVINTVGIFRESGRQTFARLHTETPRALFAACAESHEVQMVIQLSALGADEEAQTRYHLSKKAADDYLASLPVRAYIVQPSLVYGPEGASARAFRTLASMPFTVRFGSAPQLVQPIHIDDLVAAILGLLQHRLPLPHGRTALRLPLVGLEAMPFTDYLTALRRAMGMGRLRVLPLPDGVARLVAKMGRVVPGALLDEDALSMLNRGNTADPGLTTRLLGHPPRPVTQFITSPAAERAHAKLGWLLPVLRGSIATVWILTALVSYGLYPVEDSYALLARTGIPAELQPLMLYGAASFDLLLGLGILFLKRRRWLWLAQLALIGFYTVVIAIKLPEFLLHPYGPLTKNLPMLAAIWLLYELEEK; translated from the coding sequence ATGCGGATCTTGCTGACGGGCGCAAGCGGTTTCATCGGACAACACCTGCTGCAGGCGCTGCTGGCACAAGGCCACCACGTGACCTGCGCCACGCGCAAGCCCGGGGCCGCCAGCGCCGACCCGCGCCTGTCCGCCATCCAGGCTGACTTCGCCAACGATACCGACAAATCCGCCTGGCTGGCGCGCCTGTCGAACATCGACGTGGTCATCAACACAGTCGGCATCTTCCGCGAGAGTGGACGCCAGACTTTCGCCCGCCTGCATACCGAGACGCCGCGCGCCCTATTCGCCGCCTGCGCCGAATCGCACGAGGTGCAGATGGTGATCCAGCTCTCGGCCCTGGGCGCTGACGAAGAGGCGCAGACCCGCTACCACCTGTCCAAGAAGGCGGCCGACGACTACCTCGCTTCGCTGCCGGTGCGCGCCTACATCGTCCAGCCCTCGCTGGTCTACGGCCCCGAGGGCGCCAGCGCGCGCGCCTTCCGCACCCTGGCCAGCATGCCCTTCACCGTGCGCTTCGGCAGCGCGCCCCAGCTGGTGCAGCCGATCCACATCGACGACCTGGTGGCCGCGATCCTCGGCCTGCTCCAGCATCGCCTGCCGCTGCCCCACGGCCGCACCGCGCTGCGCCTGCCCCTGGTCGGGCTAGAAGCCATGCCCTTCACCGACTACCTGACGGCGCTGCGGCGCGCCATGGGCATGGGACGGCTGCGCGTGCTGCCGCTGCCCGACGGCGTGGCGCGGCTGGTGGCGAAGATGGGCAGGGTGGTGCCGGGCGCCCTGCTCGACGAGGACGCGCTTAGCATGCTCAACCGCGGCAACACCGCCGACCCGGGCCTCACCACGCGCCTGCTCGGCCATCCGCCACGGCCGGTGACCCAGTTCATCACCAGCCCGGCGGCCGAGCGCGCGCACGCCAAGCTGGGCTGGCTGCTGCCGGTGCTGCGCGGCAGCATCGCCACGGTCTGGATCCTGACCGCCCTGGTGTCCTACGGGCTGTATCCGGTCGAGGACAGCTACGCCCTGCTGGCGCGCACCGGCATTCCCGCCGAGCTGCAGCCGCTGATGCTCTACGGCGCCGCCAGCTTCGACCTGCTGCTGGGCCTGGGCATCCTGTTCCTGAAGCGGCGCCGCTGGCTGTGGCTGGCGCAACTGGCCCTGATCGGCTTCTACACGGTGGTGATCGCCATCAAGCTGCCGGAATTCCTGCTCCACCCCTACGGGCCGCTGACCAAGAACCTGCCCATGCTCGCGGCCATCTGGCTGCTCTACGAACTCGAGGAGAAATGA
- a CDS encoding DUF2269 domain-containing protein: protein MEYVVVKWLHILSSTFLFGTGIGSAWYMLFANVSRDVRAIAVVAKYVVIADWLFTATTAVLQPATGFYMAHLAGYPLHSKWIMWSVILYVIAGACWLPVVWLQMRMRDLAQEAARSNGELPAQYWRYFRIWVTLGVPAFIAFVVIFWLMVAKPM, encoded by the coding sequence ATGGAATACGTCGTCGTGAAGTGGCTGCACATCCTGTCCTCGACCTTCCTGTTCGGCACCGGCATCGGTTCCGCCTGGTACATGCTGTTCGCCAACGTCAGCCGCGACGTGCGCGCCATCGCGGTGGTGGCCAAGTACGTGGTGATCGCCGACTGGCTGTTCACCGCCACCACCGCCGTGCTGCAGCCGGCCACCGGCTTCTACATGGCCCACCTGGCCGGCTATCCGCTGCACAGCAAGTGGATCATGTGGTCGGTGATCCTGTACGTGATCGCCGGCGCCTGCTGGCTGCCGGTGGTGTGGCTGCAGATGCGCATGCGCGACCTGGCCCAGGAGGCGGCGCGCAGCAATGGCGAGCTGCCGGCGCAGTACTGGCGTTATTTCCGGATCTGGGTCACGCTCGGGGTGCCGGCCTTTATCGCTTTCGTCGTGATCTTCTGGCTGATGGTGGCCAAGCCCATGTAA
- a CDS encoding NAD(P)-dependent alcohol dehydrogenase codes for MRAYQILPGANIDGLQCVDYPDRELGTGEVRIRVHAVSLNYRDLMVASGNYLVTVDDPIIPCSDGAGEVLATGPGVTRVQKGDRVVGSFFPFWFDGGPTPEKVRHALGGDIDGMLAEEVILHEDALARIPAGLSFIEASTMPCAAVTAWNAIFVSSNGVKPGDTVLLLGTGGVSILGLQLARAAGLRTIITSSSDEKLGRARELGAHHTINYHSIPEWHNEVLHLTGNLGAKVVLEVGGQGTVNRSVSAAAMGGTIAIIGGVSGFGGEVNPASLLATAKRMVGIYVGSRSMLEDVMRFAEVGGIAPVIDRVFPFSQAQQAYRYMESGSHFGKVVIAVTDPS; via the coding sequence ATGCGCGCTTACCAAATCCTGCCCGGCGCCAATATCGACGGGCTGCAATGCGTCGACTACCCGGACCGCGAGCTGGGCACCGGCGAAGTCCGGATCCGGGTGCATGCCGTATCCCTGAACTACCGCGACCTGATGGTTGCGAGCGGCAATTACCTGGTGACCGTGGATGACCCGATCATCCCCTGCTCGGACGGCGCCGGCGAGGTGCTGGCCACCGGCCCCGGCGTGACCCGGGTGCAGAAGGGCGACCGCGTGGTCGGCTCCTTCTTCCCCTTCTGGTTCGACGGCGGACCCACGCCGGAAAAGGTGCGCCACGCCCTGGGGGGCGACATCGACGGCATGCTGGCCGAGGAAGTCATCCTGCACGAGGATGCGCTGGCCAGGATTCCGGCCGGCCTGAGCTTCATCGAGGCCTCGACCATGCCCTGCGCGGCGGTCACCGCCTGGAATGCGATCTTCGTGTCCAGCAATGGGGTGAAGCCGGGCGACACCGTGCTGCTGCTGGGCACGGGTGGCGTTTCCATCCTCGGCCTGCAACTGGCGCGGGCGGCCGGCCTGCGCACCATCATCACCTCGTCCAGCGACGAGAAGCTGGGACGGGCGCGCGAACTGGGCGCCCATCACACGATCAACTACCACAGCATTCCCGAATGGCATAACGAGGTGCTGCACCTGACCGGCAACCTGGGCGCGAAGGTGGTGCTGGAAGTGGGCGGGCAGGGCACGGTGAACCGCTCGGTGTCGGCGGCGGCGATGGGCGGCACGATCGCCATCATCGGCGGGGTCAGCGGCTTCGGCGGCGAGGTGAATCCGGCTTCGCTGCTGGCCACCGCCAAGCGCATGGTCGGGATCTACGTCGGCAGCCGCAGCATGCTGGAGGACGTGATGCGTTTCGCCGAGGTGGGCGGCATCGCGCCGGTGATCGATCGCGTCTTCCCGTTCAGCCAGGCGCAGCAGGCCTACCGCTACATGGAATCCGGCTCGCACTTCGGCAAGGTGGTGATCGCCGTGACCGACCCGTCTTAA
- a CDS encoding glutaminyl-peptide cyclotransferase, with protein MLKQFTTLALAWTVAGAVQAAIPVYGYVVKNTYPHDPQAFTQGLFFRDGYLYESTGRQGLSAIRKVELKSGKVVQKKDLPPEVFGEGAAAVGNHLVGLTWTSQVGYVFDLKSFTLKQSFKYEGEGWGLASDARQLYMSDGSSFIRILDPKTMKEVRRIQVTADNQPIDRLNELEVVDGELYSNIWGTDVIARIDKDSGKVVGWINLTGLLPRPQRGTSDPDAVLNGIAWDAKSKRLFVTGKLWPKLFEIELVPLKP; from the coding sequence ATGCTGAAACAGTTCACCACCCTCGCCCTCGCCTGGACCGTCGCGGGCGCCGTCCAGGCGGCGATTCCGGTCTACGGCTACGTCGTCAAGAATACCTATCCCCACGATCCGCAAGCCTTTACCCAAGGCCTGTTTTTCCGTGACGGTTACTTGTACGAAAGTACCGGGCGACAAGGTCTTTCCGCCATACGCAAGGTGGAGCTCAAGAGCGGCAAGGTGGTGCAGAAGAAGGACTTGCCGCCCGAGGTATTCGGCGAAGGCGCGGCGGCGGTGGGCAACCACCTGGTCGGCCTGACCTGGACCTCGCAGGTCGGCTATGTCTTCGACCTCAAGAGTTTCACGCTCAAGCAGAGCTTCAAGTACGAGGGCGAAGGCTGGGGCCTGGCCAGCGACGCCAGGCAGCTCTACATGAGCGACGGCAGCTCCTTCATCCGCATCCTCGACCCCAAGACGATGAAGGAAGTGCGCCGCATCCAGGTGACGGCCGATAACCAGCCGATCGACCGCCTCAACGAGCTCGAAGTGGTCGACGGCGAGCTGTACTCCAACATCTGGGGCACCGACGTGATCGCCCGCATCGACAAGGACAGCGGCAAGGTGGTCGGCTGGATCAACCTCACCGGCCTGCTGCCGCGCCCGCAGCGCGGCACCAGCGACCCGGACGCCGTGCTCAATGGCATCGCCTGGGACGCCAAGAGCAAGCGCCTGTTCGTCACCGGCAAGCTGTGGCCCAAGCTGTTCGAGATCGAACTGGTGCCCCTGAAACCTTAA
- a CDS encoding DUF6644 family protein: protein MAAQGVADIAASLPLVSAMRDDPWLYPIVETAHIVGFSVLVGAVAMFDLRVLGFGRELPVRTLARYLLPWSVGSLLLIVPTGLLMFATQPLDLLGNRAFQLKLALLATAGLNALLFHTGPYRSADAWHTEAPGRAKFHAALSILLWIAVIACGRLLAYV, encoded by the coding sequence ATGGCGGCACAGGGCGTGGCAGATATTGCCGCGTCGCTGCCCCTGGTCAGCGCCATGCGCGACGATCCCTGGCTGTATCCGATCGTCGAGACGGCCCACATCGTCGGCTTTTCCGTGCTGGTGGGCGCGGTGGCGATGTTCGACCTGAGGGTGCTGGGCTTCGGACGTGAGTTGCCGGTGCGCACGCTGGCGCGCTACCTGCTGCCGTGGTCGGTGGGCAGTCTGCTGCTCATCGTGCCGACCGGCTTGCTGATGTTCGCCACCCAGCCGCTTGACCTGCTCGGCAACCGCGCTTTCCAGCTCAAGCTGGCGCTGCTCGCCACCGCGGGCCTGAACGCCCTGCTGTTCCACACCGGTCCTTATCGCAGTGCGGACGCCTGGCACACGGAGGCGCCGGGACGGGCGAAATTCCATGCCGCCTTGTCCATACTGCTCTGGATCGCCGTCATCGCCTGCGGCCGCCTGCTGGCCTACGTCTGA
- a CDS encoding DUF6152 family protein encodes MKRLFLLAALVATTASAHHGWSEYKADQPLQLTGTIEESGYIQPHGYVRLKTADKTWLVVLAPPSRMENRGLAKDMLATGGKASVYGYPNRNKPDELRAERITIGDKTTELR; translated from the coding sequence ATGAAACGTCTGTTTTTGCTGGCCGCCTTGGTGGCCACCACGGCTTCCGCCCATCATGGCTGGAGTGAATACAAGGCCGACCAGCCGCTGCAGCTGACCGGCACCATCGAGGAATCCGGCTATATCCAGCCGCACGGCTATGTCCGCCTGAAAACGGCTGACAAGACCTGGCTGGTAGTGCTGGCTCCGCCCTCGCGCATGGAAAACCGCGGCCTGGCCAAGGACATGCTCGCCACCGGCGGCAAGGCCAGCGTCTACGGCTATCCCAACCGCAATAAACCGGACGAATTGCGCGCCGAACGCATCACCATCGGCGACAAGACGACGGAGCTGCGCTGA
- a CDS encoding histidine phosphatase family protein, whose product MDRRHVLALLAAGASPPLWADADPAALWQRLGEGGHVLLMRHAATHPGIGDPPGFVLTECKTQRNLSEAGRKDARRIGEAFRSRKIPVGEVLSSRWCRCLDTARLAFGRVEPAPMLDSMFQDGEASQREKLAQVLARAGAYAGKDNLVLVTHDVNIRALVSEYVAQGEIVVARPAGGRLAKLGVLRAHA is encoded by the coding sequence ATGGACCGACGACATGTGCTGGCGCTGCTCGCCGCCGGCGCCAGCCCGCCCCTCTGGGCCGACGCCGACCCCGCCGCGCTCTGGCAGCGCCTGGGCGAGGGCGGCCACGTGCTCCTGATGCGCCACGCCGCCACCCACCCGGGCATCGGCGACCCGCCCGGCTTCGTGCTGACCGAATGCAAGACCCAGCGCAATTTGTCCGAGGCCGGCCGCAAGGACGCGCGCCGCATCGGCGAAGCCTTTCGCAGCCGTAAGATCCCGGTTGGCGAGGTCCTGTCCAGCCGCTGGTGCCGCTGCCTCGACACCGCGCGCCTGGCCTTCGGCCGGGTCGAGCCGGCTCCCATGCTGGACTCGATGTTCCAGGATGGCGAGGCGTCGCAACGCGAGAAGCTGGCCCAGGTGCTGGCCCGGGCCGGCGCCTATGCCGGCAAGGACAACCTGGTGCTGGTCACCCACGACGTCAACATCCGCGCCCTGGTGAGCGAATATGTCGCCCAGGGCGAGATCGTGGTTGCGCGCCCGGCCGGCGGGCGTCTCGCCAAGCTGGGCGTGTTGCGCGCGCACGCCTAG
- a CDS encoding GNAT family N-acetyltransferase: MPMRRTAVSADLAELWALRTRAVRASCATHYPPDIIDTWCAAPPPATLPLLVQAGGGLVAEEDGRVIGYAILNQETGEVDAVFVEPEHQGRGIARDLMQRLETLAVARGLPRLFLSASLNAVPFYERAGFRSLREEIYSHRSGIGIRSVFMEKPLARHA, encoded by the coding sequence ATGCCGATGCGACGCACGGCGGTCAGCGCCGATCTTGCCGAGCTTTGGGCCTTGCGCACCAGGGCCGTGCGGGCCAGCTGCGCCACCCATTATCCTCCCGACATCATCGACACCTGGTGCGCCGCGCCACCGCCCGCCACGCTGCCCCTGCTGGTGCAGGCCGGTGGCGGTCTGGTGGCCGAGGAGGATGGCCGGGTGATCGGCTACGCCATCCTCAACCAGGAAACGGGCGAGGTCGACGCCGTCTTCGTCGAGCCCGAGCACCAGGGCCGGGGCATCGCGCGCGACCTGATGCAGCGCCTGGAGACGCTGGCGGTGGCGCGCGGCCTGCCGCGCCTGTTCCTGTCCGCCTCGCTCAACGCCGTGCCCTTCTACGAGCGCGCGGGCTTTCGCTCGCTGCGCGAGGAGATCTATTCACACCGCAGCGGCATTGGCATTCGCTCGGTGTTCATGGAAAAGCCGCTGGCCCGCCACGCTTGA
- a CDS encoding SDR family oxidoreductase, whose translation MQLTDNTILITGGTSGIGRGLAEAFHKLGNTVIIAGRRKALLDEVVKANPGMHAVELDIADPASIKRVAGQLTRDFPALNVLVNNAGIMPFDDAAGEIDEEVMLSTVTTNLLGPIRMSAALVGHLKRQPRATIINNTSVLAYVPLASTAVYSATKAALHSYTLSQRFMLRDTSVKLQEIAPPWVNTDLVYKGDDPRAMPLEAFIEQTMAALASDKEEVVVEAAKPMRDNAGPNEHKLVNEFNAYLQANPIPVY comes from the coding sequence ATGCAACTCACCGACAACACCATCCTCATCACCGGCGGTACCTCGGGCATCGGACGCGGCCTGGCGGAAGCCTTCCACAAGCTGGGCAACACCGTGATCATCGCCGGCCGCCGCAAGGCCCTGCTCGATGAAGTCGTGAAGGCCAACCCTGGAATGCACGCGGTGGAACTGGACATCGCCGACCCGGCCAGCATCAAGCGCGTGGCCGGCCAGCTGACCAGGGACTTCCCCGCGCTGAACGTGCTGGTCAACAACGCCGGCATCATGCCTTTCGATGACGCCGCCGGCGAGATCGACGAAGAGGTGATGCTGTCCACCGTGACCACGAACCTGCTCGGCCCAATCCGCATGAGCGCCGCCCTGGTCGGCCACCTGAAGCGGCAGCCGCGCGCCACCATCATCAACAACACCTCGGTGCTAGCCTATGTGCCGCTGGCCTCGACCGCCGTCTACTCGGCCACCAAGGCCGCCCTGCACTCGTACACGCTGTCGCAACGCTTCATGCTGCGCGACACCTCTGTGAAGCTGCAGGAAATCGCCCCGCCCTGGGTCAACACGGACCTGGTCTATAAAGGCGACGATCCGCGCGCCATGCCGCTCGAGGCCTTCATCGAGCAGACCATGGCGGCGCTGGCAAGCGACAAGGAAGAAGTGGTGGTCGAAGCGGCCAAGCCAATGCGCGACAACGCCGGTCCCAATGAGCACAAACTGGTCAACGAGTTCAACGCCTACCTGCAGGCGAACCCGATCCCCGTGTACTGA
- a CDS encoding SDR family oxidoreductase, with translation MNTTTNAQTGTALITGASTGIGARYAQRLAERGYDLVLVARNRERLEQVAASVRAATGRKIDILPADLTRTEDLRAVEQRLASDESITLLLNNAGLGATASMLDSSPEDLDRMIALNVTALTRLTRAVTPRLVQRGQGTIINISSIVAVAPEVLNGTYGGSKAFVLALTQSLQHEVGSKGVRVQAVLPGATATEFWDHAGVPVAHLPQDIVMHVNDLVDAALAGLDLGEVITIPALPEAADWDKFEAARLALGPNLSRSTPAPRYLAPKAA, from the coding sequence ATGAACACCACCACCAACGCACAAACCGGCACCGCCCTGATCACCGGCGCATCCACCGGCATCGGCGCGCGCTACGCGCAGCGCCTGGCCGAACGCGGCTACGACCTGGTCCTGGTCGCCCGCAACCGCGAGCGCCTCGAACAGGTGGCCGCCAGCGTGCGCGCCGCCACCGGCCGCAAGATCGACATCCTGCCGGCCGACCTGACCCGCACCGAAGACCTGCGCGCCGTCGAACAGCGCCTGGCCAGCGACGAGTCGATCACCCTGCTGCTCAACAACGCCGGCCTGGGCGCCACCGCCAGCATGCTCGATTCCTCGCCCGAAGACCTGGACCGCATGATCGCCCTGAACGTCACCGCGCTCACCCGCCTGACCCGCGCCGTCACCCCGCGCCTGGTCCAGCGCGGCCAAGGCACCATCATCAACATCTCGTCCATCGTCGCCGTCGCCCCCGAAGTCCTGAACGGCACCTACGGCGGCAGCAAGGCCTTCGTGCTGGCCCTGACCCAGTCGCTGCAGCACGAAGTCGGCAGCAAGGGCGTGCGGGTCCAGGCCGTCCTGCCGGGCGCCACCGCCACCGAGTTCTGGGACCACGCCGGCGTGCCGGTGGCCCACCTTCCGCAGGACATCGTGATGCACGTGAACGACCTGGTCGACGCCGCCCTCGCCGGCCTGGACCTGGGCGAAGTGATCACCATCCCCGCCCTGCCCGAAGCCGCCGACTGGGACAAGTTCGAAGCCGCCCGCCTGGCGCTCGGCCCCAACCTGTCGCGCAGCACCCCGGCGCCGCGCTACCTGGCTCCCAAGGCCGCCTGA
- the nfsB gene encoding oxygen-insensitive NAD(P)H nitroreductase, with translation MDILSAAKKRHTAKAYDAERRIPEEVMQKVYDLLRNSPSSVNSQPWHFVVANTPEGKARIAKAAAGGYSYNQSKILDASHVIVLCARIDMDEEHLNRLLEQEGRDGRFRDAAARAGQDAGRRGYVRQHRYGSKDVAQWLEKQVYLALGTALLGASTLEINATPMEGFDQKILDAELGLNEKGLSSLVLASFGYSSDADFNAGLPKSRLTQEQVFTFL, from the coding sequence ATGGATATTCTGTCGGCCGCCAAGAAGCGCCATACCGCCAAAGCCTACGATGCCGAGCGCCGCATCCCCGAAGAGGTGATGCAGAAGGTCTACGACCTGCTGCGCAACAGCCCCTCGTCGGTGAACTCGCAGCCCTGGCACTTCGTCGTGGCCAACACCCCGGAAGGCAAGGCGCGCATCGCCAAGGCGGCGGCGGGTGGCTATTCGTACAACCAGTCGAAGATCCTGGACGCCTCGCACGTGATCGTGCTGTGCGCCCGCATCGACATGGATGAAGAGCACCTGAACCGCCTGCTGGAGCAGGAAGGCCGCGACGGCCGTTTCCGCGACGCCGCCGCCCGCGCCGGCCAGGACGCCGGCCGCCGCGGCTACGTGCGCCAGCACCGCTACGGCAGCAAGGACGTGGCGCAGTGGCTCGAAAAGCAGGTCTACCTGGCGCTGGGCACCGCCCTGCTGGGCGCCTCCACGCTGGAAATCAATGCGACCCCGATGGAAGGTTTCGACCAGAAGATCCTGGACGCGGAACTGGGGCTGAACGAGAAGGGCTTGAGCAGCCTGGTGCTGGCGAGCTTCGGTTATTCCTCGGACGCCGACTTCAACGCGGGGCTGCCGAAATCGCGGCTGACGCAGGAACAGGTGTTCACTTTCCTGTGA